A DNA window from Propionispora vibrioides contains the following coding sequences:
- a CDS encoding spore maturation protein: MFLAACAQLSLWAIPLLLLLIPLAGLLRGVKVYEAFVEGAAEGFATSVRIMPFLVAMLVAIYIFRASGALAFLTSLLQPLLEIIGIPADLVPLAIMRPLSGTGSLGLTAELINNFGPDSLLGRMASTVMGSTDTTFYILTVYFGAVGIQNPRYAVFVGLLGDIAGFFGAVYLCRQLFS; encoded by the coding sequence ATGTTTCTTGCGGCTTGTGCACAACTTTCCCTTTGGGCTATTCCGTTGCTTTTGCTGCTGATTCCCCTGGCGGGATTGCTGCGTGGTGTCAAGGTATATGAAGCTTTTGTCGAGGGGGCCGCGGAAGGCTTTGCCACCTCGGTCAGAATTATGCCTTTCCTTGTGGCGATGCTGGTAGCCATTTATATTTTCCGGGCCTCCGGCGCTCTGGCCTTTTTGACATCCCTGCTGCAACCTCTATTGGAAATCATCGGCATCCCGGCCGATTTGGTGCCACTGGCAATCATGCGCCCTTTATCCGGCACAGGTTCGTTAGGCTTGACTGCGGAGCTGATCAACAACTTTGGACCGGACTCGTTGCTGGGCCGCATGGCTTCAACGGTTATGGGCAGTACCGATACGACCTTTTACATTTTGACTGTTTACTTTGGGGCAGTGGGTATCCAGAATCCCCGTTATGCAGTATTTGTCGGACTACTGGGCGATATAGCCGGTTTTTTTGGAGCAGTGTATCTTTGCCGTCAATTGTTTTCATAA
- a CDS encoding nucleoside recognition domain-containing protein: MINFIWMSLIAIGIIYAGLQGNIQLVVQSAMIGAETAVELALKLTGVMCLWLGMMKIAERAGLVTLLALLLGPLIRWLFPEVPRRHPAMGAIVMTLSANLLGLGNAVTPLGIKAMQELQTLNHDKRTASASMCTLLALCTAGFTLIPATMIALRTAAGSANPTEIIGPTLLASLFATVAVIFADRICRTCFTLRVRR; the protein is encoded by the coding sequence GTGATTAATTTTATCTGGATGTCTCTTATAGCCATTGGCATTATTTACGCCGGGCTGCAGGGCAATATACAGCTTGTGGTGCAAAGTGCGATGATCGGGGCAGAAACCGCTGTTGAGCTGGCGCTTAAACTGACCGGAGTTATGTGTCTGTGGCTGGGAATGATGAAAATTGCCGAACGGGCCGGGCTTGTTACACTCTTGGCGCTGCTGCTAGGGCCGCTGATCCGCTGGTTGTTTCCCGAAGTCCCCCGCCGGCATCCGGCTATGGGGGCTATTGTTATGACTTTAAGTGCCAATCTGCTGGGGCTGGGGAATGCCGTCACGCCGCTGGGGATTAAAGCGATGCAGGAGCTGCAAACCCTGAATCATGATAAGAGGACGGCTTCAGCCAGCATGTGTACTTTACTAGCTCTTTGTACAGCCGGCTTTACGTTAATTCCGGCCACGATGATCGCGCTGCGGACTGCGGCCGGTTCAGCCAACCCCACGGAGATCATTGGCCCGACGCTCCTGGCAAGTCTTTTTGCGACGGTTGCCGTTATTTTTGCTGATCGGATTTGCCGGACCTGCTTCACTTTGCGGGTACGGAGGTAA
- a CDS encoding D-alanyl-D-alanine carboxypeptidase family protein — protein sequence MKIKTTVLCILTLLIALYAVPSCQAAENAPDITAKSAIVMEALTGKVLYAKAAEERRYPASTTKIMTLITALEYGNLDDMVTASENAANTEGSSLWLTQGEQLSMRNMLYGMMLVSGNDATVSVAEHIAGSVPKFAALMTEKAHAIGAIHSNFVNSSGLPDENHYTTAHDLARITAYGYQNKEFREIVSTKNKVIPWQGKEHDRDLYNENRMLWLYEGANGVKTGYTDAAGRCLVSGANRDGVQLIAVVLDSEHMWDDSIALLNYGFSQMHTVNVLEKGDILKTLQVRHGKAQTVQAITAAALTVPVTEEDRQEIHTVVEADPTVEAPVAAGQKLGVVRVFYKNTPIATVDLLATDTIERKSFFTQIWSSLLQVFSLIFHNLA from the coding sequence ATGAAAATCAAAACAACTGTACTTTGTATCTTAACATTATTGATAGCGTTATATGCTGTTCCGTCTTGTCAGGCGGCAGAAAATGCCCCGGACATAACAGCGAAGTCGGCCATCGTCATGGAAGCCTTAACCGGTAAGGTTCTGTATGCTAAGGCCGCGGAAGAACGGCGTTATCCGGCCAGTACGACTAAAATCATGACCCTGATCACGGCATTGGAGTATGGTAATCTTGATGATATGGTAACCGCCAGCGAGAATGCCGCTAATACGGAAGGATCCTCCCTGTGGCTGACGCAGGGTGAACAACTGAGCATGCGCAATATGCTGTACGGCATGATGCTGGTATCGGGCAATGACGCTACCGTATCGGTGGCGGAACATATCGCCGGATCTGTTCCGAAGTTTGCCGCGCTTATGACGGAAAAAGCCCATGCTATAGGGGCCATTCATAGCAATTTTGTCAATTCAAGCGGGTTGCCCGATGAGAATCACTATACTACGGCACACGATTTGGCGCGGATTACGGCATACGGTTACCAAAACAAAGAATTTCGCGAAATTGTCAGTACGAAGAATAAAGTGATTCCTTGGCAGGGCAAGGAGCATGACCGGGACCTATATAATGAAAACCGGATGTTGTGGCTGTATGAGGGCGCCAATGGCGTGAAAACAGGTTATACCGATGCGGCGGGACGCTGCCTGGTATCCGGGGCCAACCGTGATGGTGTTCAGTTGATTGCCGTTGTGCTGGACAGCGAACACATGTGGGACGATTCGATTGCCCTGCTGAATTATGGGTTTTCCCAGATGCATACTGTGAATGTGCTGGAAAAGGGAGATATACTAAAAACGCTGCAGGTCCGTCACGGCAAGGCGCAGACCGTGCAGGCGATTACCGCTGCGGCGCTGACGGTGCCTGTAACCGAAGAAGACCGGCAGGAAATACACACCGTGGTTGAGGCTGATCCCACGGTGGAGGCGCCTGTCGCTGCCGGGCAAAAGCTGGGCGTGGTACGGGTATTTTATAAAAATACGCCGATTGCCACGGTAGACCTGCTTGCCACCGATACGATCGAACGTAAATCCTTTTTTACGCAAATCTGGAGCTCTCTGTTGCAGGTGTTTTCTTTGATTTTCCATAACCTTGCTTAG
- a CDS encoding rubrerythrin family protein, with protein sequence MRSTLTQKQELVRDYQSFAGQINDPDIAKMFKHFAEAEALHATQIKDKLEQLS encoded by the coding sequence TTGCGCTCTACCCTGACTCAGAAGCAGGAGTTAGTCCGCGACTATCAGTCGTTTGCCGGTCAAATCAATGATCCCGACATCGCCAAAATGTTTAAGCATTTTGCCGAAGCCGAAGCCTTACACGCCACCCAAATTAAGGACAAGCTGGAACAGCTTTCCTAA
- the ytfJ gene encoding GerW family sporulation protein, with protein sequence MASIKEMVDVNTIVGDPVETPDGTVIIPISRVTFGFAAGGGDYEPEEVESNEVVQSFGGGSGAGVSVKPVGFLVCSPVNGVRFMPVDGDLLLDRVIDMVPKVLNKLQEMIQDKEEDKQLDALAETAETQYKHQEQRV encoded by the coding sequence ATGGCAAGTATCAAGGAAATGGTTGATGTTAACACCATTGTTGGCGATCCGGTGGAAACCCCGGACGGGACTGTTATCATACCGATTTCACGCGTAACGTTTGGCTTTGCTGCCGGCGGTGGAGACTATGAACCGGAAGAAGTCGAGAGCAATGAAGTTGTTCAATCGTTTGGCGGCGGCAGTGGGGCAGGAGTCAGTGTGAAACCGGTGGGTTTTTTGGTGTGTTCGCCCGTAAACGGTGTCCGGTTTATGCCGGTTGACGGTGATTTACTGTTGGATCGGGTCATTGATATGGTGCCTAAGGTACTTAACAAGCTGCAGGAAATGATCCAGGATAAAGAGGAGGATAAGCAATTGGATGCCTTGGCCGAAACGGCCGAGACTCAATATAAGCACCAGGAGCAGCGAGTATAA
- a CDS encoding DUF2953 domain-containing protein: MEIGIILAVDFFILLLILANIPLYLQLCYRRNASDDYIVVTVYAVYRLLHYSMKIPALQLEKEGKVWPTAEVAKGQESVDSDPGREQVFVKRFIERYVLHPGRLRHVLAEIKEHFIVYRRFMNALIGKLTCVHLAWRTRYGMEDAALVGILYGVIWSGKSLLLKRLGQRVTFSARPIVALIPVQGRSLWEIEFDCIFSLKLGNLITAIGMMVYIMAKEARDSGRASDTRLNEDGYGKYQGNG; encoded by the coding sequence ATGGAAATCGGGATAATCCTTGCCGTGGATTTTTTTATTTTGCTGTTAATACTGGCTAATATTCCTCTATATCTCCAGCTTTGCTACCGGCGCAATGCGTCGGATGACTATATTGTGGTGACCGTATATGCAGTATACCGCCTGCTGCATTATTCCATGAAAATTCCTGCTTTGCAATTAGAGAAGGAAGGAAAGGTATGGCCGACGGCAGAAGTGGCCAAAGGGCAGGAGTCTGTCGACAGTGATCCGGGGAGGGAGCAGGTATTTGTAAAGCGATTTATCGAAAGATATGTGTTGCATCCAGGGCGGTTGCGGCATGTTCTGGCGGAGATCAAGGAACACTTTATTGTTTACCGCCGGTTCATGAATGCCTTGATCGGCAAGCTGACCTGTGTACACTTAGCTTGGCGAACCCGTTACGGAATGGAGGACGCGGCGCTTGTCGGAATTTTGTATGGCGTAATCTGGAGTGGCAAGAGTTTGCTGCTAAAGCGGCTTGGACAAAGGGTGACTTTTTCCGCCAGACCTATTGTAGCTTTGATCCCTGTCCAGGGGAGAAGCCTGTGGGAAATTGAATTTGACTGTATATTCAGCTTGAAACTTGGCAATCTTATAACTGCAATTGGAATGATGGTTTATATTATGGCCAAGGAGGCGAGAGATAGTGGCAGAGCATCCGATACAAGGCTTAATGAAGACGGCTATGGCAAGTATCAAGGAAATGGTTGA
- the scpB gene encoding SMC-Scp complex subunit ScpB translates to MFYNHLKGHIEALLFACGKPMPAGRLAEILEVTEQHIELLIAQMNEEMADNSRGLVISQVAGGYQLCTRPELATVIERLGQVQETRLSMAAMETLAIIAFKQPITKQEIESIRGVKVDSVVNLLVERQLIKEMGRKEAIGRPILYGTTEEFLSCFGLGSLEELPDLAQFIPTE, encoded by the coding sequence ATGTTTTATAATCACCTAAAGGGGCATATTGAGGCACTGCTGTTTGCCTGCGGCAAACCTATGCCGGCCGGTCGTTTGGCAGAAATACTTGAGGTGACGGAGCAACATATTGAGCTTTTAATTGCCCAGATGAATGAGGAAATGGCGGATAACTCCCGCGGATTGGTGATCAGTCAGGTGGCTGGCGGCTATCAACTGTGCACCAGACCGGAATTGGCTACAGTGATTGAACGTCTGGGGCAGGTGCAGGAAACCAGGCTGTCCATGGCCGCCATGGAAACGCTGGCGATCATTGCCTTTAAGCAGCCCATTACCAAGCAGGAGATTGAAAGCATTCGCGGCGTCAAGGTGGATAGTGTTGTCAATCTGCTGGTAGAGCGTCAACTTATCAAGGAGATGGGACGGAAGGAAGCCATTGGCCGTCCTATCCTGTATGGAACAACCGAAGAGTTTTTGAGTTGCTTTGGTCTGGGCAGTTTAGAGGAACTACCGGATCTGGCGCAATTCATACCGACAGAATAG
- a CDS encoding segregation and condensation protein A, whose protein sequence is MSEYKIKLEVFEGPLALLMHLIEKNKIDIYDIPIAVITEQYINYLRDWQEFNIDIASEFLVMAANLLQIKSRMLLPRQPHAAQLEEEEEDPRKALVDRLLEYRKFKQAALELEQKKQERDQYFFRLPQEFSVRYTLPQGLDLDVLITAFAAVWEGTAEDFAVVAREEISVQDKMQDIVNLLHKNRGRLDFKETLIRQGSRAELIAAFLALLELIRLKRVTVRQEKSFAAIYIFLNYDGQVQAQEGDLP, encoded by the coding sequence ATGTCAGAGTATAAAATAAAGCTGGAAGTGTTTGAAGGGCCGTTGGCGCTCTTGATGCACTTGATTGAAAAAAATAAGATCGATATCTATGATATACCAATTGCCGTGATTACCGAGCAATATATAAATTATCTCCGTGACTGGCAGGAGTTTAATATTGATATTGCCAGTGAATTTCTGGTTATGGCGGCCAATTTGCTGCAGATCAAATCCCGCATGCTGCTGCCACGTCAGCCGCATGCCGCCCAGCTTGAGGAGGAAGAGGAAGATCCGCGCAAGGCGTTGGTAGACCGCCTGCTGGAATACCGTAAGTTTAAGCAGGCTGCCTTGGAACTGGAACAGAAAAAGCAGGAGCGGGACCAGTATTTTTTTCGTTTGCCTCAGGAATTTTCGGTGCGCTACACCTTACCGCAGGGGCTTGATCTGGATGTTTTGATCACCGCCTTCGCGGCTGTCTGGGAAGGGACGGCAGAGGATTTTGCCGTTGTCGCGCGGGAGGAAATCAGCGTCCAGGATAAGATGCAGGATATTGTCAATTTGCTGCATAAAAACCGGGGCAGGCTGGACTTTAAGGAAACTCTGATTCGGCAGGGATCGCGAGCAGAGCTTATTGCCGCTTTCTTGGCTTTGCTGGAGCTGATTAGGCTCAAGCGGGTGACCGTTCGCCAGGAAAAAAGCTTTGCGGCCATATATATTTTTCTTAATTATGACGGACAAGTTCAAGCACAGGAGGGTGATCTGCCCTGA
- the trpS gene encoding tryptophan--tRNA ligase: MVKGRIFSGMQPSGKFHLGNYLGALENWVKLQKDYECFFSIVDWHALTSSYEDTSKLQQNIFDMALDWLSAGLDPEHNVIFVQSHVKEHAELHLLLSMMTPLSWLERVPTYKDKIQQLGNQGKDINTYGFMGYPELMTADILLYKADTVPVGEDQLPHLELSREIARRFNHMYKPIFPEPNPFLSKASLLPGIDGRKMSKSYGNEIPFAASPDELRARVRQMITDPQRVKKSDPGNPDVCTVYTFHKIYSPDELESIGTACRQATIGCVECKKRLAERMVTALADIHTRRIALEANPGRVKEILEYGAERARAVAAATMAEVRQVMNLS; encoded by the coding sequence ATGGTAAAGGGCCGTATCTTTAGTGGTATGCAGCCGTCAGGTAAGTTTCATTTGGGAAACTATTTGGGAGCATTGGAAAACTGGGTTAAATTACAGAAGGACTACGAATGCTTTTTCAGCATTGTTGACTGGCATGCGCTAACTTCTTCCTATGAAGACACCAGCAAGCTGCAGCAAAATATTTTTGACATGGCTCTGGACTGGCTGAGCGCCGGTCTGGATCCGGAGCATAATGTGATTTTTGTTCAATCCCATGTCAAAGAGCATGCCGAGCTGCATTTACTTTTGTCGATGATGACGCCGCTTTCCTGGCTGGAACGGGTGCCTACCTATAAAGATAAAATACAGCAACTGGGCAACCAGGGAAAGGATATCAATACCTATGGTTTCATGGGGTATCCCGAGCTGATGACGGCCGATATTCTGCTATACAAAGCAGACACGGTACCGGTAGGGGAGGACCAATTGCCGCATTTGGAGTTGTCCCGCGAGATTGCACGCCGGTTTAACCATATGTACAAGCCAATATTCCCCGAGCCCAATCCTTTCTTAAGCAAAGCTTCGCTGCTGCCCGGCATTGACGGCCGGAAGATGAGTAAATCCTATGGCAACGAGATTCCCTTTGCGGCTAGTCCGGACGAGCTGCGGGCCAGAGTGCGCCAAATGATTACCGATCCGCAGCGGGTGAAGAAAAGCGATCCGGGCAATCCCGATGTCTGTACCGTGTATACCTTCCATAAAATCTATAGCCCTGATGAGCTGGAATCTATTGGAACCGCCTGCCGGCAGGCTACTATCGGCTGTGTTGAATGTAAGAAGCGCCTGGCGGAACGGATGGTTACCGCCCTGGCCGATATTCATACGCGACGCATTGCTCTGGAGGCGAACCCTGGCAGGGTAAAAGAAATTTTGGAATATGGCGCTGAACGGGCCAGGGCGGTGGCTGCGGCCACCATGGCCGAGGTCCGTCAAGTGATGAATCTGAGCTGA